Part of the Vigna unguiculata cultivar IT97K-499-35 chromosome 3, ASM411807v1, whole genome shotgun sequence genome, TAAAGTTGGTGTTGTGATAAAAGAAAACGTGAGCTAAGGCAATATAATTTAGCAGCTAAATCTTCCATAACACAAAGGAAACCTTACCTGAATTCTTTCTGTCAGTATGTCGAGCCCATATACTTTTGCAGCTCGGGAACTTGCAATAGCTCCTGTGTCTCTTGCACAATTTGAAGCCACTGTCTGTTTTCAAGAACATCATTGTTAGGAAATGCCACAGTACAACCTAATCAATGCTTACTTTTTGACCAAGAGAATTCATAATACACCTGAGCAGCATCAGCAGTATCACGTGCACCAATCTTGACAACACCTAAATCATTAAGCATTTTCTCACATTGATCTAACGCCTGCATGTAAAATTGTCATTGAAACAATTTGTTGGAACAGGTAAGCTTAGTTTGGTGACGTAGGCAGCTGTCTCAAAAGTCTGTGCAATCATAAACCAGGTTAATTAAGACTTAAAAGTTCGCATGTTGAGGTTAGCCATTATTACATAGCAGAGCAATAAACATGATTGATGAAATCCAATAAATTGTACTATTAGGAAGTCGATGCTATCTTAAGGCAGAATCACACATACACATTCATTTTATTCAAATGCGAAACATAATGCATCATATTTATTCACTCTTTACCTCGAttaagaaaacagaaaaaaaaaaaaactatatgtAATAACCAACCTGGGGATGACTCACAACAACTTTGAGGTCCTCCTTTCTCACACCAGGCAATCCTAAAAGGCAGTGATTAACACGCAACTGAACCTCCCCAACAATGTGCAGCCTATGGCGAAGAAGTAACTCATAATTACGGTGGATGCTTCCAGCAACAGAATTTTCAATGGGCAGAACAGCTTTATCCACTAACCATAACTCAACTGCCTGTGgagaagaatataaatatatcactGCAATAAGTATAACTTACAAGCGAATGCATCAAATATACACAgaagatataataaaataagaaatggAACCTTAAATGCAGATTCAAAATTGTCACACGGCACAGTCTCGCATTTTGGATATGCTTTCAAAGCTGCATCCTCACTGTATGCCCCTGGAAGTCCCTGTATCAGCCAACTGACTAGTTAGCAAAGGTTATAGtgccatgaatattttattttgaaaaaaagactTAATTATCATACCTGAAAAGCCACGCGAACCTTTGATCCAttacttgaagaagaagaagaaatgtcAATTGTTGTTAATGGCTCTGCAATTAACCAAATTACATAATTGTGATACAATGTTAATTAAATACCAAAGGGAATTACATCACTTACTGGCTATTACTAGCATAAAAACATAATTCCATCCAGTACATATCATGAAATTGTCTATCTGCATGCATACACATCCATATGCTAGCAAGTGTGCAAGGCTCAAAGTGTACTAAGCTaaagtataataatttaatttactatAAGAAAGAAGATCAATGTGATAATCATTACGCTGTATAAGAAAAGTACAGTTGTATCTATCTGAGTAACCTAGAATTTATTGGTTAGGCAGTCCTGAGGAtcattcaattatatatatgttgctCTGATAGAATTCATAATATCTGAAGCGGGAACAATTAGTGCATGCCTGCATTAAAAAAGTCATAAGCCATATCCGCTGATGCCATCGTAATAAGCAAAGAATTTAGGCTGTGTTACCTTGAGTTCATCACGGATCACCAAAATTACATCAAATGCAATGAACAAGGTCAGCCGTTTGGAAATATTGATGTTGCATGTCATAGTTAGTCTATTGTCTTTCTACATATCTTACAAGCACAAATGTAACCAGTCACATCACTAACAATCTCCCTTTCAGGTAGTTTTCAATTCAAACAAGTAGACTCAGAGGAATtggcaaaaacaaaaatagtgaGAAAAAGAGAGATTTTCCCCTGTGGAAGACGGCCTTTTAAGTTCGGTATATGGCATGTGTTCTCCCTCTTCTAAGACAACATATCTGTTCCTTTCTAAATTCTATTTGCAAGTTTTGGATTTTGTGCGTTTTACTTTGTGGGGGCTTATCCTCTGTGTTGGTTATctttattatcaacaaaatttaacCAATAATTCCTCTAACAGAAGAAAATGCTCATTCAGATGCAAGTATTATCGTAGCAAATTACTGTAACACCTTCAAGAAACATCAAATCCATTAACATAGGACGGCCCCTGGGGCTGTTAATTAAAAAGACGGAACTTAGATAAAGTAGTTTCTTGCAGCCTTGCCATAAAATTCTCCCATTAAACGACAAAAcctgtttatttattgaaaattcaaAACGTATATTCAATAGAAGTGATTTGATAATGGAGAGAGCATTCATGTGTAGTCATTTGAGTGGAGAATTTGAAGAACATGATCCAATTTTCTCCTTATAAAAAAGGGGGGCCTTGAAAGACGACAAGATGTAAAGAAGAACTACCGCAATGATGATATCAAATGCATATACTGTGAAAGTCTTGCCCTGCCAGCATCAACCACAAAATTGTGtgtgaaaagtgaaaaaagcAAAGGCACCAGTAGCAAAATTATCCCTCCAAAACACCAATAGGAGAAACATTAGTTGAAAAGCAAAGTTTGGTCACGAAATCAGCAACATTTATAACTTAAATCATGAGCTCAACTCTAGAATTCTCGGAGTGCCAGTTAAACACAGATAACAAAATTATGATGTGGGGGAAGAAATCTTATAACTCACTAGGAAGCTGGTTTATGTCCTTGTGAAAGCCCTTTGACTCATTTTGGTGAACACCATCAGCAGCCCCAGAAGACTCGACCAAAGGGGGGACATTGGGCTCCTCATCTTCAACAGCAGTGGTAGCTCTCTGAGCCGAAACACCCAAACAACAGCATTCCCACCTGCGACATTTGTCAAAATCATATCTTTGATTCCAAATCGGAGTAGGATGAGAATTGGCAAGACCAGCACCCAATTGAGGAGGAGGAACTTTGGAATAACCCCAGATGGATACGGCCTTAAGAGCCATGAAAATGAAGGAACCTAATCTACAATGTGAAGGAAGAAAGGGAGAGAAGTTCAGAGTTTATCAGAGTGGCGATGGTTGGTGAGTTTGGGTGATTCACAGCATGACATTGTTTAAGAAATACGTAGTGTGAATGTATGAATTACGGTTGGCGCTTAGAATTTTGGGTGACCCcacaataaataaaacagaTGGTATAAGCATATGAACTATGCCAGTGCTTCCACCAgttgaaacaaaacaaaaggttGCATTTGGTGATTAAAATGCGACAGAATTTAGAAAAGGGCCAACCAAACCAAACAATTGGCTAAGAGAGAGGTAGGTGACCAGAATTGTCGCATGCTACAAGCAAAATTTCTGCAACCTTATTCAATGTACGATCTGTGTTTAAAGAAATCGTAAATCCACATTTTCTTCGGTAGAGTACATAGATCTCCGTTTTTGCTCACTGAAAGGTATACTAAAGTAATCAAATGCCAAAATAAACATATCCAttgttaatttataaaatattttaatttcaattaataatagagtatttaaaataaaagatatatatttttgaagtgATGTATTTGTAAGAATGTACGGAGTTACTGTATcatgcaattatttttttattttggtataaGGAAATGCAGTTTTAGTTAGTATActcaatatttgtttattaaaaaattgttttattaaagCACATGTCAATGGAACTCAACTTCTGATTTCAgaactcatttaattaaaaattttaaaatatttgtcatagatcataatttaatttttgaatttaattttgagatatttttgtatagacaattttattataaaaaatatattgctatcatttttcaccatttttatcatcaaacaatatttattgTTCTTTTTTAGCACTCTACGTAAATCGcattcaatataaaattaaatattattttcttaagttcAAATGTGACATAaacatgtgaaaaaaatatcGAGCTTATATTCGAGACGGTCACCATGGTCACTTTCGGTCAAACTTATCTACCAAATAGACAACTTTTTTTTGTCGATTTAGCCTCAAATAGTCTCACATAAAGTAAGCTAATGTCCATAATTTACACCTAACCATACAATTAACACGATTATATATAATGTGAcatcataatcataattataaaaatatttatacaactCGAGATATTCACGGTTTTGTTCTTAAAAAGATACTCAGAAAGTAGAATGAGAAAGAAGTATTTAAACTGTATATTGTTCACTTTTGAATGTGGAGTTCCATCAAAATTTTGTCTTTAGAAAGTATCTAAGAGGATAGaggaaggaaaaaatatttaaattgtttttgacATCGACTCATAAGCGATGTGAGACTATTGGGTGTACTGGAATACAAcggatataatttttttttcattcttattctCACTACCATTAGGTACcaatagagatgtcaaaatagtTTCTGACCCATGAACCAACTTAGCCCACCACGGGATCGAGCTAGGTTAGgttgataaaattttagttttttttttaaatgtgagtTGAACTAAACGtgactcacttaacccacgagTTAAACGAGTTTGAATAAGGTTCAAGGTGAGTTGACCTATAATCTACCAAAAACAATacttcattaaaaattataacattttttataagttttttattataattatttattacttctaataatataggttcacaatttgatatttttaaatattcaaattttattcagtaatatttgaaaaatttgagtgtttaatttatttgtttgtcaaaGCTATATACGTTCATACTTTGGTTCCAATGTCTTTATGATAACACTTGCAACATTTTGTGAGCACTCTGATTCcactattattaaaaaaaaatagatcaaGTCAATCCACTTTCATGATTCTATaataaattgcaaaaataaaatattcgtTAGTGAGTCAGTTGGCTAATCCACCAACATGTAGTTGGTAGAATCAGGTTACAAAATTTTGGACACATAAAAAAGTGAGTCAGATTGAGCTGACATGTAATGAGTTGGCATGTGTGAGTTaagttggctcactttgacaccCCTGAACAGTGACAAATCTTCGGAATTTATTTTGGGgtgttaaaatagatataaaaaaattttgaacatgtgaaacatattaaataagattaactatgtttttttgatctcttaatttacaaaaaaaatgaaattcgttaaaaaaataaatagacgTAGTCTCCTTAATCCAAGAGCTTTGGATTTTGTTTAACTTGTCAAATGACAGTTTAGATTGGTGTTTAAATTACTTACaccatttaacattttttcgaCTCAAGTGTCTATCAAAAGTGTTGTTTGAACACGTTAAATGTATATTCAAACAtgaaatctaaaaaaatatctgattcattataatcaataatatgttatttaaacataattacatatacaacaaatataataaaaataaatgcacCTTGGATGTAAGTGGATTTCATGAGAATAAAACAAATCaagcaataaaaatataaagtgaaagaaaattataaatattcatatttttggtattctcactttttctttctttctaattttactctttaataaccattttttctaaattaatttgatttttgttccTTTAAAACTGAATTATAACTatctaaaatagaaaaaaataccaataatataaatagaaaattaaatttttcattttcatttttatttttataattttattattttttatagatgTAAGAGTTTTCTAtagttatattaatatataccaGCGTAAATACAGGAATTATCACgtctgtgtgtacgcattttttttaatatgcatgatattatattagtaatgaATAacattgtaatgttattaatttaataaacaaaataaaattatatttatcaaaaacaAAGTGAAATGTACGGAGAAAACATGAGAAATAACTGCtgatgaataaaagaaaaaaaagaaaataaataaatagttttgtaaaaacttgtaaaagtaactgttaattttaaaatttaataaataattatattataaaaggtaaagttagaattatgaaatgtggacacaaaacaaaaaattatatatatatatatatatatatatatatatatatttccctTCTCTTTGTTCCGTTAACATTTTACAAtgcatttaacttttttatataattatgtacttttatgaaaaatttgacttacaactaaattattattgattcaatcggttacaaaaataaaaatacctttACAATAGGTAGATGGATGCATAAATAATCTACCAAATGTTTCAACAACCACATAATTACTGGTCAAATTTAACAgcttcaaatattaattataaataagtaaGTCAATGATAGATAGACAATGACTATAATTGTAGCTGCATTATTTGGGTCAAAATTCAACACAGTTACTTTTAATGTCGGACGCAGTTAAGTGGTCCggattaattttattgtaaaaaatgttgACCAATAAAACATTATGCTGCAAATGATtcttaacttatgaatataatttattatcatataagATTCTTTATACACTGCTTGTTATGAAAGAAGATAATACAAGTtattatgaaacaaaatagGACAAGGGCAATCAAAATatcctaattaaaaattaaattcaggTAGTGGATGAAATTGGCATGCTCTAAGTCTAATTTAACTTTTCTCTACACTCTGACCTGTGTACAGTTGATCTAATTATTGAAATGAtactaataaaacaaataaattaacaaaatactaaaaaagagaaaaataaaattgactcCAATATTCCAATTGAAGAAAAGTCATGTTCAACAACCTTACTGTCGTATTGCATGTTCACTGTTACCAATATCACCAAATTATTCAATAATACAACCAAATATTCTGTGGAAATAAAAAGAGACATGAGGCCTCACCTCACCATAGATGAAGTTGGATCttgttaatataatataaatttaatattttaaatttatattattatattagtcgAATATAATTGATTAGGTTGCAGGTTAATGAGAAGGAAGTATTCggattataaatttatattaaattattaatttttctttgattaaataaaataaatataaggattgtttaactttaataacgagtaattttaataataattatcagaatgaattataattttttttagttgttttattcTAGGTTTTTGGAAAACGATTCatccaacataaaaaaaatgtaatggtCCGGtattaattttacatgttataaaaaaaattcatagatttatgataaaaaaattaagcgTACATTATGTTACCATCCATATAATTTTTACATAGACATTTTAGTatcaaattattgaaaattGGAGGAAAACAAGTTATCGTGATCATTTTGACCATCTAGAAACCAATTTTAAGTGCGCACATTGTATGCAAcgttaattttctaaaaattagaCAATAAGTCCAACTTTGTACGTCTCACAAACAATGTCAAAGAaacaaagacaaaagaaaaatttaaggAGAAAAatgcattattttaaaaataatactgaaaaataaatagatgaTTTGTATATgcgaaaacaaataaaaaaattaattatttaaaaaacttacctcataaaagaaattaaagaattatacaaattaaaaatttgaaaaaaatgggGGAACAAATACCCTTTTCCCCTAACATTCAAAGCAGATTCATCCATGCCACATCTCTTACCAATATTTaccttttttgttttcaattcagAAGGTGAAGAGAGTTAAGAGTAAAAAACATGATTTGAAGGGATTATTGTGTGGTTTGAATGTATGTTGAATGTAAAATTTTGAATAGTTGGAGTGGAAGGTGTGTTGAGTGTGAAAGTGGAAAAAGCCTAAGGAATATGAAAGGACGAAAAGTGACAGGTGAAGGAGTATCTCAACAAGGTGTCCCTTTCCCTTTGGTTTTTACAAAAAGCCGCGCCTATTGCATTCGGACCATAATACCCTTCACTCCATAACATAACATAAGATAATAACACTGTCACTACTAAACTCTAAAATCTTCTTCATCACAAAGCATGGCAAAGTCGAACACTGCTCCCATCATAAAACCACAGAATTACGCCCACAGTCCAGTCCACCACGCTGTCGTTTTGGCCGATCACACCACTCTCTCCAGAATCATCTCCTCGCTCCCGCGTCTCCCCGATCCTTCTCTAATCCAAACCGAATCCGATTCCCTCGCGCAGGAAAAAATCGCTGATCAGATCTCCGCCCTACTCGACCGCCGCGACGTTCCTTACCGAGAAACTCCTCTCCACCTCGCCGTACGCCTCAACGACCTTTTCGCCGCCCGTGCCCTCGCCACTGCCGGCGCCGATGTCTCCCTCCAGAACTCCGCTGGCTGGAACGCCCTACAGGAGGCTCTCTGCCGCCGCGCCTCCGACATTGCGCTTGTCCTCCTCCGCCTCCACCACCGCAATGCCTGGTCCAAGTGGCGCCGACGCCTCCCCCGCGTCATCTCCGTGCTCCGCCGCATGCGCGACTTCTACATGGAGATTTCCTTCCACTTCGAGAGCTCCGTCATTCCCTTCGTCGGCAAGATTGCGCCCTCCGACACCTACAAAATCTGGAAGCGCGACGGCAACCTCCGCGCTGACACCTCCCTCGCCGGCTTCGACGGTCTCAAAATCCAGCGCACTGACCAGAGCTTCCTCTTCCTCGGCGACGGCGATCACGCGCACGATGTCCCGCCCGGTTCGCTTCTCGTTCTCAACCGGGACGACCGCAAAATCTTCGATGCATTTGAGAACGCAGGCGGACCGATGAACGAGTCCGATGTCGCCGGATTCTGCTCCCAGACGAGTGTGTACCGTCCTGGCATGGACGTGACGAAGGCAGAGCTTGTAGGCAGAACTAACTGGCGAAGGCAAGAGAAAACAGAGAGCGTGGGAGAATGGAAGGCGAAGGTGTACGAAATGCATAACGTGGTTTTCAGTTTCCGGTCGAGGAAAGTTGCTGGCGGTGAATCTGAAACGGCAGGGAGTGAGCAGGTGTTGCCGTTGGAGCTGGACGAAGACGACGACGGTTTTCTTGTTGCGGAAAATCCCAATTTCGGGTTCCCCGTGCCAGACAAGAGAAGACACAGTAGTTTTGTCCGAGAAGATAGAGAATGGGTCCCAATGGGAAGGAAAAGCGTGGACCTAACGTACGTAACGGCTCCACCTCCGCGACGATCTTGCGCAAGCGTGACTGCGCCACAGACCAAAGAAAAAGAGTTTATCAGAAGCTTACGGCCATCGGTGTGGCTAACGGAGCAGTTTCCGTTGAAGACGGAGGAGCTATTGCCGTTACTCGACATACTCGCCAATAAGGTGAAGGCTGTGAGGAGGCTCAGAGAGATACTCACTACCACGTTCCCGGCGGGAACTTTCCCCGTTAAGGTAAGGGCATCATGGGAATAGCAGcatttttagtctttttataagtaaattattttaaaactcagATTCTATTTTGGCTTTACCGTTTGTCAAGCCTATcggtattatttttgttgtggGCCATAGTCGAAGAATCCCCCGCTGAGAATTAGAATTTGGGTGGGGCCAATGTTGTGAGTTATGAGTAATAATTTGGATGAACAGTGATGTGAGGTGAATAGCACGGTCCCACACGATGATGACGTGGTGCTGGATG contains:
- the LOC114179169 gene encoding arogenate dehydratase/prephenate dehydratase 1, chloroplastic, producing the protein MALKAVSIWGYSKVPPPQLGAGLANSHPTPIWNQRYDFDKCRRWECCCLGVSAQRATTAVEDEEPNVPPLVESSGAADGVHQNESKGFHKDINQLPKPLTTIDISSSSSSNGSKVRVAFQGLPGAYSEDAALKAYPKCETVPCDNFESAFKAVELWLVDKAVLPIENSVAGSIHRNYELLLRHRLHIVGEVQLRVNHCLLGLPGVRKEDLKVVVSHPQALDQCEKMLNDLGVVKIGARDTADAAQTVASNCARDTGAIASSRAAKVYGLDILTERIQDDDENITRFLVLARDPIIPGTDKPHKTSIVFSLEEGPGVLFKALAVFAMRDINLSKIESCPLKQRPLRVVDDSNQGNSKYFDYLFYTDIEASMAEPRAQYALGQLQEFASFLRVLGCYPMDTVL
- the LOC114176169 gene encoding ankyrin repeat domain-containing protein 13C-like, producing MAKSNTAPIIKPQNYAHSPVHHAVVLADHTTLSRIISSLPRLPDPSLIQTESDSLAQEKIADQISALLDRRDVPYRETPLHLAVRLNDLFAARALATAGADVSLQNSAGWNALQEALCRRASDIALVLLRLHHRNAWSKWRRRLPRVISVLRRMRDFYMEISFHFESSVIPFVGKIAPSDTYKIWKRDGNLRADTSLAGFDGLKIQRTDQSFLFLGDGDHAHDVPPGSLLVLNRDDRKIFDAFENAGGPMNESDVAGFCSQTSVYRPGMDVTKAELVGRTNWRRQEKTESVGEWKAKVYEMHNVVFSFRSRKVAGGESETAGSEQVLPLELDEDDDGFLVAENPNFGFPVPDKRRHSSFVREDREWVPMGRKSVDLTYVTAPPPRRSCASVTAPQTKEKEFIRSLRPSVWLTEQFPLKTEELLPLLDILANKVKAVRRLREILTTTFPAGTFPVKVAIPVVPTVRVVITFTKFVELQPLEQFYTPFSSPRHLVSGEEQQKKAESRCSSSTSSTTWLRRSSSVSGAGNKQQQQQLQRCSSSMTLDSDPFAIPAGYTWTSVDDKSRKMKKSKSVRKSK